From Myxocyprinus asiaticus isolate MX2 ecotype Aquarium Trade chromosome 10, UBuf_Myxa_2, whole genome shotgun sequence, the proteins below share one genomic window:
- the LOC127446920 gene encoding interleukin-1 receptor-like 1 isoform X5, translating into MSEIKVAGIYCPVCDKQEGTFTWYKNFTLIPNQESGRILRIRNASKDSAGIYTCVCTWEHHGRMYNTSGSRELLIRDQPPSNPTIILLPVNSTMIADLNTEIVLLCSVRFGINVRGQCKVEWERNRTQLIGVDGYKQEFREVDGVSQSVLTISKVSQVDLQSEFHCRVEDAFKVRYVSVTLKSRVAKNSQASLALVEWDMVMCLSLGERGSDEASVLLVVLPCISMFLLLLVSEMVKWFAVDLLLFLRGIFTKLNRKEDGKVYDAYVIYQRNSLDEMTAKTLSDFVNGALPTVLERYYGFKLYIHGRDDLPGEDSINLIETKIQLSRRLIFILTPGTSVDQSGISPEAYDLQVGLHQALVQGDTGVILIQLGETQDYTHLPLGLQHLLHKNSPLMWREEQLSPNSRFWKQVRYRMPVPSSCQRNRKINNKTVHSII; encoded by the exons ATGTCAGAGATAAAAGTAGCTGGAATTTACTGCCCAGTGTGTGATAAACAGGAGGGTACCTTCACCTGGTATAAG aatttcaCTCTTATTCCAAACCAAGAGTCAGGGCGGATTTTACGCATTCGTAATGCTTCAAAAGACAGCGCTGGAATTTACACCTGTGTTTGTACCTGGGAGCATCATGGCAGAATGTACAACACTTCTGGATCTCGTGAACTGTTGATCAGAG ATCAGCCTCCCAGCAATCCTACAATCATTCTTCTTCCTGTCAATTCCACTATGATCGCTGATCTGA ATACAGAAATAGTCCTCTTGTGTTCTGTGCGCTTTGGAATCAATGTCAGAGGTCAGTGTAAAGTTGAGTGGGAAAGAAATAGGACCCAGCTGATTGGTGTGGATGGATATAAGCAGGAATTCAG AGAGGTAGATGGGGTCTCTCAGTCAGTTTTGACCATCAGTAAAGTTTCACAGGTGGATCTTCAATCTGAGTTTCACTGCAGAGTCGAAGATGCTTTTAAAGTGCGTTATGTGTCAGTAACTCTGAAGAGTCGAG TCGCAAAAAATTCACAAGCCTCACTCGCCCTTGTGGAGTgggacatggtcatgtgtctgtcactgggggagagaggaagcg ATGAAGCATCAGTTCTTTTGGTGGTTTTGCCATGCATCTCtatgtttcttcttctgctggTTAGTGAAATGGTGAAGTGGTTTGCTGTGGATCTGCTGCTGTTTTTGAGGGGAATTTTCACCAAGCTGAACAGAAAAGAGG ATGGTAAAGTATATGATGCGTATGTGATTTACCAGAGAAACAGCTTGGATGAGATGACAGCTAAAACTCTAAGTGACTTTGTCAATGGAGCTCTTCCGACTGTACTGGAGAGATATTACGGCTTTAAACTGTACATTCATGGCAGAGATGACCTACCAGGAGAAG ACAGTATAAATCTGATTGAAACGAAGATACAGCTCAGCCGAAGACTTATCTTCATTTTAACACCAGGAACAAGTGTTGATCAAAGCGGCATTTCTCCTGAAGCATATGATCTGCAAGTGGGCCTTCATCAGGCTCTCGTACAAGGAGATACGGGTGTAATTTTGATCCAGCTGGGAGAAACACAGGACTACACACATCTGCCTCTTGGTTTACAACATCTTCTTCATAAGAATTCTCCCTTAATGTGGAGAGAAGAGCAATTGTCGCCAAACTCAAGATTTTGGAAACAGGTGCGGTATAGGATGCCCGTTCCATCATCGTgtcagagaaacagaaaaataaataacaagacAGTGCACAGCATCATTTGA